In the genome of Constrictibacter sp. MBR-5, the window ACGATGCGGCCGATGGTGCTCCAGAGACCGTGGATCGTGCGCTCTGCTGCCCTGCGCAGGTGTGCTTTGAGCTTGGAGAAGGCCAGTTCGATCGGATTGAAGTCGGGGCTGTAGGGCGGAAGGAACAGCAGCTTCGCGCCGGCCGCTTCGATCACTGCCGCGACGACAGGGGTCTTGTGGCT includes:
- a CDS encoding transposase, giving the protein SHKTPVVAAVIEAAGAKLLFLPPYSPDFNPIELAFSKLKAHLRRAAERTIHGLWSTIGRIVDLYSPAECANYFAKAGYDAD